The nucleotide sequence CTTCAGGGCCAGCGCGCGGTGAGCCATGGTCCTCCGGACGAGAAGGGCCAGGGGGCCAGCGGCACTCCCGAGGGGTTGTTTACCGCTGCTACCTTCCGGTCCTGACGGGGTTCACAAGTTCGGGTTGCGCTGGGCCTGGCCCAGAAAAATGGGGGAAAGAAAGACGACTCCGCATCTTAGGCAGCGCTTCCCGGGGCGTCAAGGTTCGCGCGTTTGGCCGAGCGCAGCGATGCGACGACGGCCACTCCGAGCACGACGATGATCACACCCAGCGAAGCGAGCGCGGAGATCTTCACCCATTCCGAGAGCACCATCTTGAGCCCGACGAAGATCAGCACCGCAGCCAATCCATAGTGCAGATAGTGGAAAAGGCGCATGAGGCCCGCGAGCGCGAAGTACAGCGAGCGCAGACCGAGGATCGCGAAGGCGTTCGAGCTGTAGACGATGAACGGGTCCTTGCTGATCGCCAGCACCGCGGGAATCGAGTCGACCGCGAAGATCACGTCCGTGGTCTCGATCACGATCAGCACCACCGCGAGCGGCGTGGCCATCCACTTGCCCGCTTCGCGCACCCAGAAGCTGGCGCCGCGATAGTCCGGGGTGATGGGCACGAAGCGGCGGAAGAGGCGCAGGATCGGATTCTTTTCGGGGTGGATCTCCCGCTCGTGAGTGCCCCACAGCCGGATGCCCGAGATCACCAGGATGGCGCCGAACACGTAGATCAGCCAGTGGAAGCGCTCCAGCAGCGCCACGCCGGCGAGGATGAACGACAGCCGCATCAGCAGCGCCCCGAGGATGCCCCAGAAGAGGACTCCGCGCTGCAGCTCGCGCGGCACGCGGAAGTGCGAGAACACCAGCAGGAAGACGAA is from Candidatus Eisenbacteria bacterium and encodes:
- a CDS encoding TerC family protein, yielding MLVSGLLPWIVFNFFILVVLVFDLAVLHRKSEEPSFRDAMSWTGVWIGLALIFNLGILYYAGSEKAVQFLTAYLVEESLSVDNLFVFLLVFSHFRVPRELQRGVLFWGILGALLMRLSFILAGVALLERFHWLIYVFGAILVISGIRLWGTHEREIHPEKNPILRLFRRFVPITPDYRGASFWVREAGKWMATPLAVVLIVIETTDVIFAVDSIPAVLAISKDPFIVYSSNAFAILGLRSLYFALAGLMRLFHYLHYGLAAVLIFVGLKMVLSEWVKISALASLGVIIVVLGVAVVASLRSAKRANLDAPGSAA